Part of the Wolbachia endosymbiont (group B) of Eucosma cana genome, GTACTTAGATTTTCACTACGCTGCACTAGATCACAGAGGAGAATTTTCAGATGAAACTATATTAGGTATAGTGAAAAATATAGGGATCAACGAGAACGATTTTAACAACTCTATGAAAAATAATGCAGACAAAATTGAGCAAATGATAAACAACAGCAAACTTTTAGTAAGGGATTTGGGAGTAGGCGGTACACCTTTTTTGATAATAGGAGATAGTCTTTTTGTAGGAAAAACTGATTTGAATATATTACGTAAAAAAGTGAATGAGTTAAAAGATTAATAAATTTCCTGCTTGACAGCATAAGAGAGTTTAAGTATAATTAAGTTAAGGTATAGTAAGTAACAATATGTATAGGCTACATATTAGTTCAAGAAAAGTAGGTGATGTTTCCTTGCAATACAGCACGACCTTAAGTAATAAGCCTTCCTAGGCTGATTAATCTATTAAAATACAATTATTATTTTGGAGTTATAACATGAAAAATTTCAACAGAAAACCAATTGCTCTTTTTCGGCAAGTCGAAAAAAGCACAAAATTAAGTAAATTTTTATCTAAGAATCTAAACTCTGTTTATTCTCAAAGGCTAGAAAAACTATTTAAAAAATTTAATGCACAAAAAACAAAAAAAAGTAATTCATTGAATGAGCTAAAGGAAGCTTATCCTAAAAAGCTAAAAATAGGAGCTTCTATATCAGAAGGAGATTGCTTTTTTGACTCCGTGGCTCAAGGATTGAATGAGCTAAATATAAAACCTGGTCATCGTTTTACCGCAAAATCATTAAGAGAAGATTGTGAAAATTATGCTAGAGCAAATGCAAATTCGTGGGTTTATAACAAAATAACAGAAGATGCTGAAGAAGGAGGATATTTTGTAGGTGAAGGAAATTTGGATAGCAAAGTAATAGCGAAGGAAAGAAATAGCGAAGATGAAAAAGGCATATCTGCACAAACAGACTGGTGTAAAGATGAAGAAATAATAACCAAATATACAGAAGAGGAGTTTTTCAGCTGGTTACTAGAGGAATATCGTGAAGATAGAGAAGGGAAGATTTTAGAGATTTTGAAAAGTAGGTATGGCACAGATGATGATTTGTTACTAGACGAATATGAAACAAGTAAAGATAAAGAAGAAGAAATAAGCGAAGATGAAGAAGAAATAAGCGAAGATGAAGAAGAAATAAGCGAAGATGGAAAAGAAAAAGGAGAAAAAGTTACTATTAAGCCAGATAATTCCAACTCTTTTTCTAAATATCTAAACAACATTAAAAATATGTCTACAGAAACTAATTCTCTAGCTATATGGGGTCGTCCAGAGATTGAAGGTAGAATGATATGTGAGAAGTACGAAGTGGAGCTTTATATTTATTCAATAGATGAAGAAAGTCAAAAAGTTACGGTAACTAAAATTACAGCACATGATGATGATCCAGCAGTTTTTATACAAGATATAGGTCTCAATCAACTAGAGATAGATAGTAGCAAAAAAACTGTAGGAGTAGTGAATTACATGAGGCATTTTGTGCCACTTCTTAGCAAAATCCCTTCTGATATAACAGAAAATCAATCAGTTTCTAATGAAGAAATCTTTGGTGAGGTTACAGAAGCTTCTGCTTCTGAGCAACCAGTACGACAAAAAAGCAGCACTAGTGAGCCGATTTTTTCGAATAAAAGCACTCCTATTTTCGATCAATCAGAGCAGAAACCACTAAAAGAAAGAGCTGCTGATAGAAGTATTAATGAAAGCAATTCACAAAATTATGAAGCAATGTTAGAAAAAACACACAATAAAACTTGTGAAAATACAGCAAAGATCTTGAGTGAAACTTCTAAGGATATGAAAAAAAATTCCAGTGAAGAAATTCTTGAAATAGGTAAAAGAGTTCCTGCTTCTGATCAATCAGAGCAAGAAGAACAATATAATATCAGAACTAGCAAATCAGCAATTGTGCAAGATCATGAAACACAAAAAGAGAGAATTAATACCAGCGCTAGTGAGCCAATTCATACAGATACAGTAATTACTATTTCTCATCAACAAGGGCAAGAAACACAACAAGAGGCAACAGAAAAGAAATTAATCAATAGTTGTTACAGAAGAGAAGCTATTTATAGCATAGCTGCTGTAATAACAGCTATAGCATTCACAGCATCTGCTATAGCTGCTATTTTTACTCAACCAATTCCTTTAGCATGTCTTGCTGGAGTTGCTTTAGTTGTTTCGTGTGTTTGTGTATATCAGTTAATGCAAAGTCATAACGACATTCATGAACTCAAAAGTGAGCCAAAGGAAGCAATAGGATTTCGTTTTAAGGATTGGTCAGACTTTACCGTTATCAATCAAGAAATTGGCATAGGAGACGATAAAAAAACGATCTTTCAACTGATGAAAACTTACATAAGTGGAAAAGACAAGCATACACGAACTATTAAAAAGCCAGTGCATGATACAATAAAAATTTACCTAGATGGTGAAAAGACAGAAAAATATTCAGTGAATTATTCAACTGGAGAAATAGCATTTATGAAACCACCAGCAAAAGGCACAATAATCACCGCAAGCTTCGAATTTGATGTACCAGTACGATTTGATACAGATTACCTAAACGCTTCTATTGATAACTATGGCAGCAATAGCTGGAACAATATTCCCTTGGTGGAAGTGAAATAAAGTTAAAGTATGCTCCATAAAAGTTAAGCGATACTGAGGCTCATATTTAAATGAGCCTTGCACATTTTAAAGTCTATCGCCCATTACAATGTTCCACACTCGAAATTTGAGGAAATTCTAATGTAGTGTTTTCTCTTTCTTGTAAAATAGAAAGTTTTAATAATTCTTTTAGAACTAACTTTACAAGTGTTGTACCATTTTCCTTAAAGAGGTATAATGCACCCATTTGTCTAGACCATTTTTTTCAAAGTGATCCGATTTTTAAAATGAATATGTTGATAAATACGTCGACACACATTTAAAGTATTTATCAATATATTCATTTACTGTTTATGATAATAAAGATCAGCAGGAACTTTATAATGTAGAGTCTGATGTCGCCTTCTATAGTTATACCAAGCAACAAAATCATTTATTATAAGATTTAAATCTCTGATACTATTTGGTCTATAATAATATATAGCTTCTTGCTTTAAAGTTCTCCATAAGCGCTCAACAAATATATTGTCGAAGCAACGTCCTTTATGGTCCATACTGATTTTAATATTAGCACGCTCTAATTCCATAATAAAGTTGTAGCTAGTAAACTGCACCCCCTGATCACTATTAAAAATCTCAGGTTTACCTTGTTTTAGAGCTTCTTTGAGAGTATAAAGGCAAAATCCAGCATCGAGATATGGTGATAATGAATGAGCAATAATATAGCGACTATACAAGTCCATTATTGCCACAAAATAGATAAACTTACCTTCTACCATAATATATGTTATATCAGTAGCCCATACCTGATTAACTCTACAAATAATCAAATCTTTGAGTAAATAAGGATATATTTTATGCTTTTTTTCTTTAATACTTGTATTACATCTTTTTCTACAATACAGCCCACTAATCTTCATTTTTTTCATAATTCTTAAGATTTTTTTGTGATTGACTACTACTCCACTCGCTATGATTTCAGCAGTAATTTTACGATATCCATAACGGCAATCAGAAGCCAAATATACTTCTTGAATCAAATTTGCTACTTCACTTTCGTTATTAATTATAGGCCTATAATATAGGCTAGATCTGCAAATCCCCAATAAATCAGCCTGTTTCCTAATTGACAGATCAGAATCTTTTTCTATAAACCTTACTCTATCTTTTTTGCTTATTTCAGTAATTTTTTTTTCAAATAGCTATTTTCCACTGTCAATTCTCCTATTACTTTATGTAAACTTTCTATTTCTTGCGCTAAGATTCTTTGTTTTCTCGCACTTTCACTTTCTTCAACAAATAGGTCTTTTAACCTTGCCAATACTCTATCACGCCAATCATATAGATTTGTTGATGGTATTTTATATTCACTACATATCTCAGCTGTGCTTTTTTGATTTTTTATTGCTTCCAAAGCTATCTTTGCTTTTAACTCTGGTTCATATTTTTTTGTTGCCATACTTTTACCCCTTTACCTTCCTACTCGGATCAACCATTTTTTTTTGGTCTAGTTTATGGGGTGCATTATAGCTATTAATAGAAAAAGGGGCAATTAAGTGTAGTAAAGATTATACCGCAATAGATATGTTTATTGACAAGGCTCATAGCAAAAAAAATATTGAAGAAAATTACAAAAAATTCTGTAGATTTTTGATGCTTTACTTGAAAGAGCTGCATAGTAAACACAAAGCCTTTTGTGTACTTTCAATCCTAGCTCTAAGCTTAACAATTATAGGTTTACCATTTATTTTCAAGCCTATTATTCAATATAGAGAAAGAAGTAAAATATATAAAAAAATTAGGGCTATGCTGATTTATATTTAAGTATAACAGGAGAACTAAGCTAATATATGACAATTATCTGCTCGATAAAAATGGAATTAAATGTATCCGTTTAGCAGAGTGGCAAAATAAAATAGACAAAACCATAAAAATAAATGGTGTCATGCACTGAACATTTGCTGTGCAGTTTACCTTCAAAAATGAATGTTCGTACAGTTGCGCAATAGGTCCATTCTAGAATAAAAAACTTTACTTTTTTGAAATTTTTATTACACTAAACTTAAGGTGTTTCATCAAGGAGTGGTTATATGAATAAAAATGAAGCTTTAAAAATATTGGACTTTAATCCAAGTGATAATCCTAGTAAAAGACAAGTAGTAATAAGATATAAGGAACTAGCACTTAAGTTTCATCCAGATAAAAATCAAGACAAAGAAGAAATAGGAAGAAATAGTAAGAAATGAATACGCAGAAAGATTTAAGCAAATAAAAAATGCATCTGAGTATCTTACTTCACTCAACTTAGAAAAGATATCAAAGATGAAATATGAAGATATAAGAATGATGACAGATGAGGAATTTGAAAGAACAACCAACATGACAGATGAAGAATTTGATGAAATGTCAAATGAAAAGTTTGATAGTTGGATATATACAACAAACAAAAGATTGATGAAAGATTTAAATGAAATTAACTCTGCTAATGATCTAGTGTTATCTTTAAAATTCGCTACCTTAAACAAAGATGTAGCTTATATCAAGCAGGCAGTTTCTAAATTTAAAAGCAGCAAGAATGGGCAGTTTGGTGACTATATAAATAGATCTGGTCTATTATTTTTTGCTGTATCACATAGAGATATTGAACTTACAGAGTTTCTCTTAAAAAAAGGTGTGGATCCTAATACAGAAATTAGCGAATTATTCTTGCGGAACGATAAGATTAAAAAGCTGTTAATTGAGTATGGGAGATATGATAAATCCAGTGTACTTGGTCAGTTCGCACTTGCAGTTCTAGCAGGTTCCATGGCTTTTGCGATTTACTCTTCATGTGATGCCTCTTTCTTATGTTATGCGAGAGTGGCAGCATTTGCTCTTGCTGGAGTTTTTCTTGTTGCAAACGCTATACATGATGTGTTTTATGCACAAACAAAATGGCCCTCTCCTGATTTTGATGAAGTTAGTACTGAAAAAGTAGTAACTAATGTTGAGCTAAATGCTGAAGGCAATTCTCGAGAAAGCGGTAATGCATTAGCTTAATCTACAGAGATCAAAAAAGTTCTTTTTTAAAAAACTTAAGTTATACTTATAAGTATTTGATATCTTTTGTAGTGATTATGCTAAGTCTAAGCTGCCTTTATGGTGATAATGCAGAGTTTGTAGAAGAAATGTATAGCCGTTATCTGCAGGGCGATAAATCAATCGGGGAGGATTGGTATAGAATTTTTTCAAGCAATTTAGAAGTTAATAAAGCGGAGGCCTGCGGTGCACAACATGTAACTAAGGTGGATGATTCAGTTTCTAGTTTAGCAAATTTTTTCAGATCTTACGGTCATTTTTTTGCGGACTTAAATCCATTATCACCGAATGTAAATAAAGAAATAGATTATCAGAAATATTTGAATATCTCTCCAGCGTATGATGCTGGAATCTATAGAGATATTTACTGCAAGAATATCGGTTTTGAATTTATGCATATTTCCTCTTATGAGGAAAGAGTTTGGCTGCAGGAGAAAATTGAAAATCAGGTCTATACGCTAAGCCCTCAGGATAAAAAAGAAATACTGAGGCACTTGATCGAATCTGAGATGTTCGAGCAATTTCTCCATATGAAATTTCCTGGATATAAGCGTTTTTCTATCGAAGGTGGGGAGTCAGCCATTGTTGCAATTGAAAGAGTTATTAGTGATTCTGCAGCTTTTGGTATTGAAGAAATAGTTCTTGGTATGGCCCACCGAGGACGGCTCAATGTTCTAACCAAAGTGATGGGAAAAGATTATGCGGCAATGCTGTCTGAATTTCAAGGTAACCTTGCATATCCAAGTGGTCTTGAGGTGTCTGGTGATGTCAAATATCACCTTGGTTACTCTTCTGATCGAGCACTTGCTGGTGGTAAAAAAATACACTTAAGTTTATGTCCTAACCCATCTCACCTTGAGGCGGTAAATCCGGTTCTAGCTGGAAGAGTAAGGGCAAAACAAAATACGAGATCTGTGCTTGGAATATCAATTCATGGTGATGCAGCTTTTATCGGGCAGGGAGTGGTTGCTGAAACTCTGACTTTGAGCAACATTGAAGGTTATAAAGTTGGTGGTATCGTGCATATTGTCATCAATAACCAAGTTGGTTTTACTGCGAATCCTCGTTGTGCACGCTCTTCTTTTTATTGTACTGATGTAGCAAAATCAATAGAAGCTCCAATATTTCATGTTAATGGAGATAATCCAGAAGCCGTGAGTTTTGCCGCGAGTTTGGCAATGGAGTATGTGCAGAAATTTAAAAAGGATGTGGTGATTGACATAATATGCTACCGCAAATATGGCCATAATGAAGGCGATGAACCAAATTTTACTCAGCCACTTATGTATAAAGCAATATCAAGGCATAAAACTCCGGGAACAATTTACGAAGAGAAGCTGGCTGCAGAGAAAGTCCTAATTAGTGATGAAGTAAGTAAATTGCGCAGCGAATTTAGGGTAAGGTTGGATAAAAGTCTTGCTGAGTCAGTGGCTTACACTCCAAAAAAAGCTGACTGGTTTGATGGAGTGTGGTCGAAATTAAGAAGAGCAAAGTTGAACGATTTGAGTGAATATTATACGGACTCTGGTGTTTCACCAGATGAGCTAAAAAAATTAGGTGTACACATAAATAGCAATATTCCAAGTAATTTTAATTTCAATAATAAAGTCAGAAGAATACTTGATGGTAGAATAGACAGTATAAATTCCGGTAGCAACATAGACTGGGCAACTGCTGAAAGTCTTGCATTCGCATCATTGCTTAGAGAAGGAATAGGAGTGCGCTTGTCAGGACAAGATTCTGGTCGCGGCACCTTCTCGCACCGTCATTCAAGGCTTGTTGATCAAGCAACGGAGGAAGAGTTTATTCCACTAAACAACATAAGTGAGAAGCAAGCTCGCTTTGAAGTTATAGATAGCGCACTCTCTGAGTATGCTGTGATGGGTTTTGAATATGGATATAGCCTTGACTCTCCATATTCACTGGTGCTCTGGGAAGGGCAATTTGGTGATTTTGCAAATGGTGCGCAAATCATGATCGACCAGTTTATTGCATCAGCAGAAACAAAGTGGTTGCGATCAAGTGGTCTAGTTTTACTTTTGCCTCATGGTTATGAAGGGCAGGGGCCTGAGCATAGTTCTGCTCGTATAGAGAGATTTTTGCAACTCTGCGCAGAGGATAATATGCAAGTAGTTAATTGCTCTACTCCAGCAAATTACTTTCATGTTTTGCGCCGACAAATTAATCGAGATTTTCGTAAGCCTTTAGTGGTGTTTACACCTAAATCACTATTGCGTCATAAAAGCGCAGTTTCTAACCTTTCTGACTTTGAAGGAAAATTTCTTACGGTAATTCCAGAGTGTAGAAAAGGTTTAGTTGCAAGTGATAAAATACGTAAAGTTGTAATATGTAGTGGTAAAGTTTATTACGACATAATTGAAATGCTTGAAGCACAAAAAATAAACGATATAGCAGTAGTGCGTTTAGAACAATTTTATCCATTCCCGGCCGATAAACTAGGCAGTGAACTTGAAAAATATAAGAACGCTGAAATTACATGGTGTCAAGAGGAACCAAAAAATATGGGAGGATGGTTCTTTGTCAACCCATTGATAGAAGAGGTATTGTCTGGCCTCAATGCTCAAGCAAAAAGACCTAAGTGCATTGCAAGACCTGCTGCTGCATCTCCTGCATGTGGTTATGCTAATGTCCATGCTCAACAACAAGCAGAAATTTTGAAGCAAGTTGCACAGGCACAACTGTACAAACACTGAGCGGCTTCAAGCAGACTTATTAATTAGACTCTAGCACTTAGATAACTTACAACAATTAAACCTTTTATATACTCATACAAATATAAAAAGACTTTTATTTTTTTATAAAAGTATAATATTTATTAAGATTTTCATTTATTTTTCTCAAAGTAGTTAATATAGTAAATATTAATATTAATTAATATCAGATATATATGAAGAAAGAAATATTTGAGAGGCTAATAGGGCAAACTAAGCTACGCAGCAATAGCAAGGCTGAAATCATACAATTAAATAGAAGCGAGAAGGCTTTTATAGATGAGGATAAAAAGTCTATAGAATTAGCTGAGGCTATTTTTGCAGAAAATAATATGTTTCATTTTCGCAAACCAGGTCCTGCTACGGATTACATTTTGCTATAATGCACCCATTTGTCTAGACCATTTTTTTCAAAGTGATCCGATTTTTAAAATGAATATGTTGATAAATACGTCGACACACATTTAAAGTATTTATCAATATATTCATTTACTGTTTATGATAATAAAGATCAGCAGGAACTTTATAATGTAGAGTCTGATGTCGCCTTCTATAGTTATACCAAGCAACAAAATCATTTATTATAAGATTTAAATCTCTGATACTATTTGGTCTATAATAATATATAGCTTCTTGCTTTAAAGTTCTCCATAAGCGCTCAACAAATATATTGTCGAAGCAACGTCCTTTATGGTCCATACTGATTTTAATATTAGCACGCTCTAATTCCATAATAAAGTTGTAGCTAGTAAACTGCACCCCCTGATCACTATT contains:
- a CDS encoding 2-oxoglutarate dehydrogenase E1 component, which encodes MLSLSCLYGDNAEFVEEMYSRYLQGDKSIGEDWYRIFSSNLEVNKAEACGAQHVTKVDDSVSSLANFFRSYGHFFADLNPLSPNVNKEIDYQKYLNISPAYDAGIYRDIYCKNIGFEFMHISSYEERVWLQEKIENQVYTLSPQDKKEILRHLIESEMFEQFLHMKFPGYKRFSIEGGESAIVAIERVISDSAAFGIEEIVLGMAHRGRLNVLTKVMGKDYAAMLSEFQGNLAYPSGLEVSGDVKYHLGYSSDRALAGGKKIHLSLCPNPSHLEAVNPVLAGRVRAKQNTRSVLGISIHGDAAFIGQGVVAETLTLSNIEGYKVGGIVHIVINNQVGFTANPRCARSSFYCTDVAKSIEAPIFHVNGDNPEAVSFAASLAMEYVQKFKKDVVIDIICYRKYGHNEGDEPNFTQPLMYKAISRHKTPGTIYEEKLAAEKVLISDEVSKLRSEFRVRLDKSLAESVAYTPKKADWFDGVWSKLRRAKLNDLSEYYTDSGVSPDELKKLGVHINSNIPSNFNFNNKVRRILDGRIDSINSGSNIDWATAESLAFASLLREGIGVRLSGQDSGRGTFSHRHSRLVDQATEEEFIPLNNISEKQARFEVIDSALSEYAVMGFEYGYSLDSPYSLVLWEGQFGDFANGAQIMIDQFIASAETKWLRSSGLVLLLPHGYEGQGPEHSSARIERFLQLCAEDNMQVVNCSTPANYFHVLRRQINRDFRKPLVVFTPKSLLRHKSAVSNLSDFEGKFLTVIPECRKGLVASDKIRKVVICSGKVYYDIIEMLEAQKINDIAVVRLEQFYPFPADKLGSELEKYKNAEITWCQEEPKNMGGWFFVNPLIEEVLSGLNAQAKRPKCIARPAAASPACGYANVHAQQQAEILKQVAQAQLYKH
- a CDS encoding TIGR02217 family protein, which encodes MKNFNRKPIALFRQVEKSTKLSKFLSKNLNSVYSQRLEKLFKKFNAQKTKKSNSLNELKEAYPKKLKIGASISEGDCFFDSVAQGLNELNIKPGHRFTAKSLREDCENYARANANSWVYNKITEDAEEGGYFVGEGNLDSKVIAKERNSEDEKGISAQTDWCKDEEIITKYTEEEFFSWLLEEYREDREGKILEILKSRYGTDDDLLLDEYETSKDKEEEISEDEEEISEDEEEISEDGKEKGEKVTIKPDNSNSFSKYLNNIKNMSTETNSLAIWGRPEIEGRMICEKYEVELYIYSIDEESQKVTVTKITAHDDDPAVFIQDIGLNQLEIDSSKKTVGVVNYMRHFVPLLSKIPSDITENQSVSNEEIFGEVTEASASEQPVRQKSSTSEPIFSNKSTPIFDQSEQKPLKERAADRSINESNSQNYEAMLEKTHNKTCENTAKILSETSKDMKKNSSEEILEIGKRVPASDQSEQEEQYNIRTSKSAIVQDHETQKERINTSASEPIHTDTVITISHQQGQETQQEATEKKLINSCYRREAIYSIAAVITAIAFTASAIAAIFTQPIPLACLAGVALVVSCVCVYQLMQSHNDIHELKSEPKEAIGFRFKDWSDFTVINQEIGIGDDKKTIFQLMKTYISGKDKHTRTIKKPVHDTIKIYLDGEKTEKYSVNYSTGEIAFMKPPAKGTIITASFEFDVPVRFDTDYLNASIDNYGSNSWNNIPLVEVK
- a CDS encoding IS3-like element ISWpi17 family transposase (programmed frameshift) is translated as MATKKYEPELKAKIALEAIKNQKSTAEICSEYKIPSTNLYDWRDRVLARLKDLFVEESESARKQRILAQEIESLHKVIGELTVENSYLKKKFTEISKKDRVRFIEKDSDLSIRKQADLLGICRSSLYYRPIINNESEVANLIQEVYLASDCRYGYRKITAEIIASGVVVNHKKILRIMKKMKISGLYCRKRCNTSIKEKKHKIYPYLLKDLIICRVNQVWATDITYIMVEGKFIYFVAIMDLYSRYIIAHSLSPYLDAGFCLYTLKEALKQGKPEIFNSDQGVQFTSYNFIMELERANIKISMDHKGRCFDNIFVERLWRTLKQEAIYYYRPNSIRDLNLIINDFVAWYNYRRRHQTLHYKVPADLYYHKQ